In the genome of Gemmatimonadota bacterium, one region contains:
- a CDS encoding C40 family peptidase produces the protein MSDSRTAPHARELEALIQGVRLALVPDPRLAVFDVQPERRRGRIALVGETTEPAAAEELAARVRQLVAPLRVVDEVARLPQAALGAAGYGVVRAALAPLHAEPRLAAPQASQCLLGHALQLLCRRGDWLRARGRDGYIGWVHEGFLEVGDQEWLLAWERAEGGQAVLSLGAELVDDEARPFARLPFGARLVRDGPQRLRLPDGRRGTLVAGEVVPEDRLRDRFPPLGESVARTARRWLGAPYLWGGVTPAGTDCSGFVQSVYRMHGTPLPRDSDMQAVVGTEVEAGPDFSGLQPGDLLFFAEVQDRITHVAISLGGPHLIHAALANGGVECNDLGGDRSIEARLRQIFVRARRLLPAPSAEAPPV, from the coding sequence TTGAGCGACTCCCGAACTGCACCGCACGCGCGCGAACTCGAGGCCCTCATCCAGGGCGTGCGTCTCGCGCTCGTGCCCGACCCGCGTCTCGCGGTATTCGATGTCCAGCCGGAGCGCCGCCGCGGCCGCATTGCCCTGGTCGGCGAGACCACGGAGCCGGCGGCGGCTGAGGAGCTGGCCGCTCGCGTACGCCAGTTGGTGGCCCCGCTGCGTGTCGTGGACGAGGTCGCGCGCCTGCCGCAAGCCGCGCTCGGCGCCGCAGGCTACGGTGTCGTGCGCGCCGCACTTGCACCGCTGCACGCCGAGCCGCGCCTGGCAGCCCCTCAGGCCTCCCAGTGCCTGCTTGGCCATGCGCTCCAGCTTCTCTGCCGGCGCGGCGACTGGCTACGCGCGCGCGGCCGGGACGGCTACATCGGCTGGGTGCACGAAGGCTTCCTCGAGGTGGGCGACCAGGAATGGCTCCTCGCCTGGGAACGCGCCGAAGGCGGACAGGCCGTCCTCTCGCTGGGCGCAGAGCTGGTGGACGACGAGGCACGGCCGTTCGCGCGGCTTCCCTTCGGCGCGCGGCTGGTCCGCGACGGGCCCCAGCGCTTGCGGCTGCCGGATGGGCGCCGCGGCACTCTGGTCGCCGGCGAGGTCGTGCCCGAGGATCGGCTGCGGGACCGCTTCCCACCGCTTGGCGAGAGCGTGGCACGCACGGCGCGGCGCTGGCTGGGTGCGCCCTACCTGTGGGGCGGCGTGACGCCAGCCGGCACGGATTGCTCCGGGTTCGTGCAGTCCGTTTACCGCATGCACGGCACGCCATTGCCACGGGACTCGGATATGCAGGCCGTGGTGGGAACCGAAGTGGAGGCCGGTCCGGATTTCAGCGGCCTGCAGCCCGGCGACCTCCTGTTCTTCGCGGAAGTGCAGGACCGCATCACGCATGTAGCGATCTCGCTGGGAGGCCCGCACCTGATCCATGCGGCGTTGGCCAATGGCGGCGTGGAATGCAACGACCTGGGAGGCGATCGCTCGATCGAGGCGCGGCTGAGGCAGATTTTCGTCCGCGCCC